One segment of Paenibacillus pabuli DNA contains the following:
- a CDS encoding PLP-dependent aminotransferase family protein, producing MYSDLQLTEDRPVYIQVKDYMKRLMLKGGLQARQKLPSTRELSTLMKVSRSTVLLAYAELEEEGLIYAVKGKGNYVSSMIETPEPTTGWQLDWKSRVSDYAIQAEQYDLMKHGSGAERGEISFTSIAPDEKLFDLHNVKRAFLDRMSLEGEVLLNYGYAQGYRPLMNYLLRYMENKGVDLSGKDILITNGFTEGFDLVLGALRRQSGRALCENPTHHTAIKNLKLHEFQLTGVDMEPDGLNLQQLERELAASPYDLAYLVPSYHNPTGTVTSPAKRAEIIRLMNQYEVPIIEDGFNEELRYSGSHVSPLIASAGKGNGLVYLGSFSKVLFPGLRVGWVIADAALIDYLESMKRARSIHTSTLDQSLLYQYLSNGNFEKYLKRARTEYKRKYELVVCCLRKYLPMCQISGEGGLHLFVQFPAGYRTRELLAACKVKGVTFTPGDTFYLEPGQGLNTMRLGFSRVSDDNIRQGIRIIGETAAQMS from the coding sequence ATGTATTCCGATCTGCAACTGACGGAGGACCGCCCTGTATATATACAAGTCAAAGATTATATGAAGCGATTGATGCTCAAAGGCGGACTGCAGGCGAGGCAAAAGCTTCCTTCCACCCGTGAACTCAGTACACTGATGAAGGTTAGTCGCAGCACTGTCCTGCTCGCTTATGCCGAGCTTGAAGAAGAAGGTCTTATCTATGCGGTTAAAGGCAAAGGTAACTACGTCAGCTCCATGATTGAAACGCCTGAGCCAACCACCGGCTGGCAGCTGGATTGGAAGAGCCGCGTAAGCGATTATGCGATCCAGGCGGAACAATATGACCTGATGAAACACGGCTCTGGTGCCGAACGTGGCGAGATTTCGTTTACCAGTATTGCCCCGGATGAGAAGCTGTTCGATCTGCACAACGTGAAGCGAGCCTTTCTCGATCGTATGTCTCTTGAAGGCGAAGTGCTGCTGAACTACGGATATGCGCAAGGCTATCGCCCCTTGATGAACTATCTGCTCCGGTACATGGAGAACAAGGGTGTTGACCTGAGCGGCAAGGATATTCTGATTACCAACGGATTCACGGAAGGCTTCGATCTGGTGCTTGGTGCATTGCGCAGACAAAGCGGCAGAGCTCTATGTGAGAACCCTACACATCATACGGCCATCAAAAATCTGAAGCTTCACGAGTTCCAACTTACGGGGGTAGACATGGAGCCGGACGGACTGAATTTGCAGCAGTTGGAACGCGAACTCGCTGCGAGCCCGTACGATCTGGCCTACTTGGTACCTTCCTATCACAATCCAACCGGAACCGTAACTTCTCCTGCCAAACGGGCAGAGATTATCCGGTTAATGAACCAGTACGAGGTGCCCATTATTGAAGACGGGTTCAACGAGGAGCTGCGTTATTCCGGTTCCCACGTCTCACCTCTCATCGCTAGTGCGGGCAAGGGCAATGGACTCGTCTATCTGGGCAGCTTCTCCAAGGTACTCTTTCCAGGGTTGAGAGTAGGCTGGGTCATTGCGGATGCAGCACTGATTGATTATTTGGAAAGCATGAAACGGGCCCGCAGCATTCACACCTCAACGCTGGATCAGTCCCTGCTCTATCAATACTTGAGCAACGGCAATTTTGAGAAGTATCTGAAGCGGGCCCGCACGGAATATAAACGAAAATATGAACTGGTCGTGTGCTGCTTGCGCAAGTATCTGCCCATGTGCCAGATCTCCGGTGAGGGCGGTTTGCATTTGTTTGTACAATTTCCTGCGGGATACCGGACCCGAGAATTGCTGGCTGCCTGTAAGGTAAAGGGTGTGACCTTCACGCCTGGGGATACCTTTTATCTGGAACCAGGTCAGGGATTAAATACGATGCGGCTGGGCTTCTCCAGAGTGAGCGATGATAATATTCGCCAAGGCATCCGCATCATTGGTGAGACCGCTGCTCAGATGAGCTGA
- a CDS encoding D-alanine--D-alanine ligase — translation MKVGVIMGGTSSERDISLLTGQEMIAHLDRNKYEVIPIELCSKRDLIDQSAGIDVALLALHGKYGEDGTVQGTLESLGIPYTGCGVLSSSVCMDKDMSKQLMHHAGIPTGAWVQVSHVEQLSSTPVQQLVYPVVVKPNSGGSSIGTQVVQEPSALSAAVEAALGWDDTVMIEQYIAGEEITCAIVDGKMLPVISIRSNAEFFDYSSKYNDGGAEEQVVELPTDIHQRVEAAALACYRVLKCSVYARVDMIIRDDMPYVLEVNTLPGLTRNSLLPKSAAAAGISFTELLDTIIELSLKERNKEAKLS, via the coding sequence ATGAAGGTTGGCGTGATTATGGGCGGTACTTCTTCCGAGCGGGATATTTCCCTGCTCACCGGACAGGAGATGATTGCCCATCTGGACAGGAATAAATATGAGGTCATTCCCATTGAGCTATGCAGCAAACGGGATCTGATTGACCAGTCGGCGGGAATTGATGTAGCCTTACTCGCACTGCATGGCAAATACGGCGAAGACGGTACAGTTCAGGGTACCCTGGAGTCGCTTGGCATTCCGTACACCGGATGCGGCGTCTTGTCCAGCAGCGTTTGTATGGATAAGGATATGTCCAAACAGCTCATGCACCACGCTGGCATACCTACCGGAGCGTGGGTGCAGGTGAGCCATGTGGAACAATTGTCATCCACGCCGGTGCAGCAATTGGTGTATCCAGTCGTGGTGAAGCCTAACTCGGGAGGTTCCAGTATTGGTACTCAGGTTGTCCAAGAGCCGTCCGCTCTTTCGGCTGCGGTTGAAGCGGCACTGGGTTGGGATGACACGGTCATGATTGAACAATATATCGCAGGGGAGGAAATTACCTGTGCCATTGTAGATGGCAAGATGCTCCCCGTTATCTCGATTCGTTCAAACGCCGAGTTCTTCGACTATAGTTCCAAATATAATGACGGCGGTGCTGAGGAGCAAGTGGTTGAACTGCCTACAGACATTCACCAACGCGTGGAAGCTGCCGCGCTGGCCTGTTACCGTGTGCTGAAATGCAGTGTCTACGCCCGCGTGGATATGATCATTCGTGATGACATGCCATATGTGCTTGAAGTCAACACCCTGCCTGGTCTTACCCGTAACAGCCTTCTGCCGAAAAGTGCAGCCGCTGCGGGCATTTCTTTTACGGAGCTGCTGGATACCATCATCGAACTCTCACTGAAGGAACGAAATAAGGAGGCAAAGCTGTCATGA
- a CDS encoding GNAT family N-acetyltransferase, translating to MSQDVTIRSSTTEDLQDMVILMDQLGYPTTYAEMKERYAHIAADANFNTLVAEVRGRVVGLIGLQTSYLYEKNGQHCRIMALIVHDQFRGTGIGRQLILAAEQWAADQGVDSLSLNSGNRPDRVAAHEFYRQLGFTAGSTGFSKKPQALQHA from the coding sequence ATGAGTCAGGATGTAACGATACGCAGCAGTACTACGGAAGATCTGCAGGATATGGTCATTCTCATGGACCAACTCGGCTATCCCACAACGTACGCCGAAATGAAGGAACGTTATGCCCACATTGCTGCTGATGCCAATTTTAATACACTCGTTGCTGAGGTCCGTGGACGTGTGGTCGGATTGATTGGCTTGCAGACATCTTACCTGTATGAGAAAAACGGACAGCACTGCCGCATCATGGCACTCATCGTGCATGATCAGTTCAGAGGCACCGGCATAGGCCGTCAGTTGATACTGGCAGCAGAACAATGGGCCGCTGACCAAGGTGTAGATTCGCTCTCCTTGAACAGCGGTAACCGTCCCGATCGCGTGGCGGCACATGAGTTTTACCGCCAGCTGGGCTTTACCGCCGGGAGTACTGGATTCAGCAAAAAGCCACAGGCTCTTCAACATGCCTAA
- a CDS encoding glucose 1-dehydrogenase, whose protein sequence is MTERFAGKVVLITGGGSGLGRAAAVEVAREGAKLALVDVNMKALGETKRIISDEVQHAEFLLIEGDVADEEAVKKYVSDTVNGFGRIDAFFNNAGIEGKQNLIENYETDMFNKVIDINLKGVFYGLKHVLPVMKKQGEGYIVNTSSVGGIRAVPNQIAYGASKHAVAGMTKDAAIEYAEHGISINAIAPGAILTDMVIGSFKQINPNDWESASKEFVKDNPAKRLGDPKEVGRLVAFLLSGEAPFINGAIIPIDGAQSAKY, encoded by the coding sequence ATGACAGAACGATTTGCAGGTAAAGTGGTCCTGATTACAGGTGGTGGTTCCGGATTGGGCAGGGCCGCGGCTGTTGAAGTTGCGCGAGAAGGAGCGAAGCTTGCGCTTGTCGATGTAAACATGAAGGCGCTGGGGGAGACGAAGCGTATCATCTCTGACGAGGTGCAGCATGCCGAGTTTCTGCTGATCGAAGGCGACGTAGCAGATGAAGAAGCTGTGAAGAAGTATGTCAGCGATACCGTGAACGGTTTTGGCCGTATTGATGCGTTTTTCAACAACGCTGGGATCGAAGGCAAACAGAATCTCATTGAGAACTACGAGACAGACATGTTCAACAAGGTCATTGATATCAACCTGAAGGGTGTATTTTACGGATTGAAGCATGTGTTGCCTGTGATGAAAAAACAGGGAGAAGGCTACATTGTTAACACTTCCTCTGTAGGCGGCATCCGTGCCGTGCCAAACCAGATCGCTTATGGCGCGAGTAAACATGCCGTAGCAGGCATGACCAAGGATGCTGCCATAGAGTATGCCGAGCATGGCATTAGCATCAATGCGATTGCTCCAGGAGCCATTCTGACAGACATGGTTATTGGTTCATTTAAACAAATCAACCCGAATGACTGGGAGTCTGCATCCAAGGAATTCGTGAAGGATAATCCGGCGAAACGTCTGGGTGATCCAAAAGAAGTGGGGCGCCTCGTAGCATTCCTGCTATCCGGTGAAGCTCCGTTTATCAACGGTGCCATTATACCCATCGATGGTGCGCAGTCAGCCAAATATTAA
- a CDS encoding GNAT family N-acetyltransferase, producing the protein MNSQLIIHSQNITLRPFSLEDQAALRAFTQQPEITDILPDWKMNEEQLRDFLQFVIGSYDQFNPADVRIMLAVVHNVDQRIIGWCGVFPNDMLDSSDREVAYALSKDYRNRRYMTEAVHALTTYLFKHTQLNRIVGIVKPFNVPSRKVIERTGFRYVSRRRLADGADYDYFEKFKMQEDEYFG; encoded by the coding sequence ATGAATAGTCAACTTATCATCCATTCCCAGAACATTACCCTGCGTCCATTCTCGCTGGAGGACCAGGCCGCGTTGCGGGCGTTTACCCAGCAGCCTGAGATTACAGACATCCTTCCCGATTGGAAGATGAACGAGGAACAGCTGCGTGATTTTCTGCAATTTGTCATAGGCAGCTACGACCAATTCAATCCGGCAGATGTACGTATTATGCTGGCCGTTGTGCACAACGTCGATCAGCGGATTATCGGCTGGTGTGGCGTTTTTCCGAATGACATGCTGGACAGCAGTGATCGTGAGGTGGCCTACGCCCTCTCCAAGGATTACCGGAATAGAAGGTACATGACGGAAGCCGTGCACGCCCTGACGACGTATTTGTTCAAGCATACCCAGCTGAATCGGATTGTTGGCATTGTGAAGCCGTTCAACGTGCCATCACGCAAGGTGATTGAGCGTACGGGATTTCGTTATGTTTCCCGCAGGAGACTTGCCGACGGGGCAGATTATGATTATTTTGAAAAGTTTAAAATGCAGGAAGATGAATACTTCGGGTAA
- a CDS encoding copper amine oxidase N-terminal domain-containing protein, producing MANSTNVKSGESKQSMHINIEPAKEFATEKDNEMIDLINSVSLDIENAKVKDAQTASIQGSVSFQGTKLPFHLSMDETQMVIDLDGAQKPLYISLEALEGAQTLPMMDTKALEKQIEELSPKLLSFVLKHLSNPKNISVTPVQESVNGESLSLSKLHMEITGEEILAMVKPFLTSVAQDEQGLKDLIGDLYDVFYPLMSAMYQMDEVDTSGISSLMPESKEAAVASMYPMIKAGLDELLVNYDQGLNELLNEVPELKTVFGTDTTFKLDFYLDGELNIRKQNAELKVALPASADLPLQSVTLYADSEQWNIGGPVTVDAVDTTGGVIDLMKEDITPGQMLRNFDSNSVVYQLLKDEAGITRKSVMLYPEDESYGAITVKNTTFVPLRYLSEELDAEVKWTKGSDTIVVIDDITGNEIVLTVGSKNATVAGKEVTMVESAYVGKNGKTYVPLRFMAESLGATVDKEKETGWIFIDRP from the coding sequence ATGGCCAACAGTACAAACGTAAAATCCGGTGAATCGAAACAGTCCATGCACATTAACATAGAGCCGGCTAAAGAATTCGCTACCGAGAAAGACAACGAAATGATTGATCTTATTAATTCCGTATCCCTGGATATTGAAAATGCCAAAGTGAAGGATGCCCAAACGGCGTCGATCCAAGGCTCTGTGAGTTTCCAAGGAACCAAACTGCCTTTCCACCTTTCCATGGATGAAACTCAAATGGTGATTGACCTGGACGGTGCGCAAAAGCCGCTGTACATATCACTGGAGGCTCTGGAAGGCGCGCAAACACTTCCGATGATGGATACCAAGGCTCTGGAAAAGCAGATCGAGGAACTTTCCCCCAAATTGCTTTCTTTTGTCCTGAAGCATCTGTCCAATCCGAAAAACATCTCCGTAACGCCTGTACAGGAATCGGTTAACGGTGAATCCCTCAGCCTCTCCAAGCTTCACATGGAGATCACTGGGGAAGAGATTCTTGCCATGGTTAAACCATTCCTGACGAGTGTTGCCCAGGATGAGCAAGGACTCAAGGATCTGATCGGGGATCTGTACGATGTGTTCTATCCGTTAATGAGTGCAATGTACCAGATGGACGAAGTGGACACATCGGGGATTTCTTCCTTGATGCCAGAATCCAAAGAGGCAGCTGTTGCATCCATGTACCCTATGATCAAAGCAGGACTCGACGAGCTTCTGGTTAACTATGATCAAGGGTTGAACGAATTGTTGAATGAAGTGCCGGAGCTCAAGACGGTATTTGGTACAGATACAACGTTCAAGCTCGATTTCTATCTCGACGGCGAACTGAATATCCGCAAGCAAAATGCCGAGTTGAAAGTAGCACTGCCTGCCTCCGCAGATCTGCCTTTGCAATCGGTGACGCTTTACGCAGACAGTGAACAATGGAATATCGGTGGACCGGTAACCGTGGATGCTGTTGATACAACAGGTGGCGTAATCGATCTGATGAAGGAAGACATCACGCCGGGACAGATGCTGCGCAACTTTGATTCGAATTCTGTCGTGTATCAGCTGTTGAAAGACGAAGCCGGTATCACTCGGAAAAGCGTTATGCTGTACCCGGAAGATGAAAGCTATGGCGCCATTACGGTGAAAAATACAACATTTGTTCCTCTGCGTTACCTGTCCGAGGAGTTGGATGCTGAGGTGAAATGGACCAAGGGATCGGATACCATCGTTGTTATTGATGACATTACGGGTAATGAAATTGTCCTGACTGTGGGTTCCAAGAACGCAACGGTTGCAGGCAAGGAAGTAACCATGGTTGAATCTGCCTATGTAGGCAAAAACGGCAAGACTTATGTTCCACTGCGCTTCATGGCTGAGTCCCTTGGAGCAACCGTGGATAAGGAAAAAGAAACCGGCTGGATCTTTATCGATCGGCCATAA
- a CDS encoding YfbM family protein yields the protein MGMSGRYLVVTEDLIESIKSGEISVHDCSVDLDIDKTWQMLQFTLTGNLVDGEPPLGYVVPMSGEQYLGNYSDMDLFLLSNEQVLEAYMALEQLDPDELKARFSLDQMITEGVYPVMEGWDADETFREIVQTLNDVQALYQATAAAGNGIVFYIF from the coding sequence ATGGGAATGTCCGGCAGATATCTTGTGGTAACCGAGGATTTAATTGAATCAATCAAGTCAGGCGAGATCAGTGTGCATGATTGTTCGGTCGATCTGGATATTGATAAAACGTGGCAGATGCTTCAGTTCACATTAACCGGAAACCTGGTGGACGGAGAGCCGCCTCTGGGATATGTGGTGCCTATGTCAGGAGAACAGTATTTGGGGAACTATTCGGATATGGATCTGTTTCTGCTCTCGAACGAACAGGTGCTGGAAGCCTACATGGCTTTGGAGCAACTGGACCCCGATGAACTGAAGGCACGTTTTAGCCTAGATCAAATGATAACAGAGGGCGTCTATCCGGTCATGGAAGGTTGGGATGCAGATGAGACGTTCCGGGAGATTGTTCAGACATTGAACGACGTTCAGGCTCTATATCAGGCAACCGCAGCTGCCGGGAATGGAATCGTCTTTTATATATTCTAA
- a CDS encoding SDR family NAD(P)-dependent oxidoreductase, with the protein MKKIQNQWALITGASSGIGEAFALEMASKGNHVVLVARSEVKLKQLADRIERTYKVRAEVIVADLSEVNAPQQIYDECKNRGIRVDTLINNAGFATHGWFEQVDGLRQQEEIMLNVLAVTNMTHLFLPGMVQKRYGTVINVSSTAAFQPDPFMAVYGATKSFVLSFTEALYEENRQRGVRFLAICPGATETSFFDVVNAEEASVGKRDTPEHVVEVAMKALESGKPYAVPGAANYWTAQLSRVLPRRQILRVVGGMLTPRPQNGKEKRARA; encoded by the coding sequence ATGAAAAAAATTCAGAATCAGTGGGCACTAATCACAGGAGCTTCCTCGGGTATCGGAGAGGCTTTTGCATTGGAAATGGCATCAAAAGGAAATCATGTCGTGCTTGTGGCCAGATCGGAAGTAAAACTGAAGCAGCTGGCAGATCGCATAGAACGAACATATAAAGTAAGAGCAGAGGTCATCGTAGCGGATCTATCTGAAGTGAATGCACCACAGCAGATCTATGATGAATGTAAAAATCGTGGCATACGAGTAGATACCCTAATCAATAATGCAGGCTTTGCAACACACGGATGGTTTGAGCAGGTGGATGGCTTGCGCCAGCAGGAAGAGATCATGCTTAACGTACTGGCTGTAACCAACATGACCCATCTGTTCCTGCCAGGGATGGTGCAAAAGCGCTATGGAACGGTTATTAATGTCTCTTCCACGGCAGCCTTCCAGCCTGATCCGTTTATGGCTGTATACGGGGCAACCAAATCATTCGTTCTTTCCTTCACAGAGGCATTATACGAAGAGAATAGACAGCGGGGAGTTCGCTTTTTGGCCATATGTCCCGGTGCGACAGAGACGTCTTTCTTTGATGTCGTAAACGCCGAAGAAGCTTCTGTTGGAAAACGGGATACACCTGAGCATGTGGTAGAAGTGGCGATGAAGGCATTGGAATCGGGTAAGCCCTACGCTGTGCCGGGTGCAGCGAATTATTGGACAGCTCAACTGTCCCGGGTTTTACCGCGCAGACAGATCCTGCGAGTGGTTGGAGGAATGCTGACTCCGCGTCCTCAGAACGGCAAAGAAAAAAGGGCACGGGCCTGA
- a CDS encoding TetR/AcrR family transcriptional regulator: MKDHPSNSKESIHTITTFQEARLQHSENLRQNIVHAAAALLQEHGPEAVTVRRVAERMECSTKIIYNLFGKKEGLAKYLYLEGCILLSQSFEAVPQQTSYQQHFRALAYAYWDFGMTQSSFYQLMFGGSFAEFKPDAESLEGTATAMKQLIHLVEAASKQELLQEKDSLIAVQMIWAPLHGVIHLYLGGHLESEAAAKKLYDHTLSMIVQSLFGTDTKK, encoded by the coding sequence ATGAAAGATCACCCATCTAATTCTAAGGAGTCCATTCATACGATAACGACTTTTCAGGAAGCAAGACTTCAGCATTCCGAAAATCTGCGACAAAATATTGTGCATGCTGCTGCTGCACTATTACAAGAACACGGGCCTGAAGCGGTCACGGTACGACGTGTGGCAGAACGGATGGAGTGCTCCACCAAGATCATATATAACCTCTTTGGCAAGAAGGAGGGGCTAGCCAAATACCTCTATTTGGAGGGATGCATACTCCTGTCTCAGTCTTTTGAGGCCGTGCCTCAGCAAACTTCATATCAACAGCACTTTCGCGCGCTCGCCTATGCCTACTGGGATTTCGGCATGACCCAATCCAGCTTCTATCAGCTGATGTTTGGGGGATCATTCGCCGAGTTTAAACCAGATGCAGAGAGTCTGGAGGGAACCGCTACCGCGATGAAGCAACTCATTCATTTGGTAGAAGCTGCAAGTAAGCAGGAACTGCTTCAGGAGAAAGATTCCCTGATTGCCGTTCAAATGATCTGGGCTCCCCTGCATGGTGTCATTCATCTGTACCTGGGAGGGCACTTGGAGAGTGAGGCCGCCGCCAAAAAGCTCTATGATCATACGCTGTCCATGATCGTTCAATCTCTCTTTGGAACAGACACCAAAAAATAG
- a CDS encoding LLM class flavin-dependent oxidoreductase, whose translation MEIGISTFVETNPDVNTGELISHAQRIRDVVEEIVLADEVGLDVYGVGEHHRADYAASSPAVILAAAASQTKRIRLTSAVTVLSSADPVRVFQDFATLDGISNGRAEIMAGRGSFIESFPLFGYDLNDYDELFDEKLDLLLKLRDSEKVTWEGKHRPSFNNLGIYPRPVQEKLPVWIGSGGNQESVVRAGLLGLPLVLAIIGGRPVQFAPLVELYKKAAAHAGHDASKLTVASHSHGFIADTTDEAVEKFFPPAQAVMNILGRERGWGHYSRATFDAARSLEGALYVGDVETVAQKIIYLRKEVGITRFMLHTPLGTMPHNEVMRAIELLGKEVAPIVRNEIARWEAENGEAR comes from the coding sequence ATGGAAATCGGAATTAGTACCTTTGTAGAGACAAACCCGGATGTGAATACCGGAGAACTCATAAGTCACGCACAGCGTATTCGTGATGTTGTGGAGGAGATTGTCCTGGCTGACGAGGTCGGTCTGGATGTATATGGCGTGGGGGAGCATCATCGTGCTGACTATGCGGCTTCATCCCCGGCAGTAATTTTGGCAGCAGCCGCTTCACAGACCAAGCGGATTCGGCTGACGAGTGCTGTAACCGTACTGTCTTCGGCTGACCCGGTACGGGTATTTCAGGATTTTGCAACACTGGACGGCATCTCGAATGGACGTGCGGAGATTATGGCGGGCCGGGGTTCGTTTATCGAATCCTTCCCTCTCTTCGGCTATGATCTCAACGATTACGATGAGTTGTTCGACGAGAAATTGGATCTGCTGCTCAAGCTTCGTGATTCGGAAAAAGTAACCTGGGAAGGCAAGCATCGTCCTTCCTTCAATAATCTGGGCATCTACCCGCGCCCGGTACAGGAGAAGCTGCCGGTATGGATCGGTAGTGGCGGTAACCAGGAATCGGTAGTGCGTGCCGGTCTGCTCGGTCTGCCGCTGGTGCTCGCAATTATCGGTGGTCGTCCGGTTCAATTTGCCCCACTGGTTGAGTTGTACAAAAAGGCAGCAGCCCATGCAGGACATGATGCTTCCAAACTGACGGTGGCATCACACTCTCACGGTTTTATCGCGGATACGACAGATGAAGCTGTTGAGAAATTCTTCCCGCCTGCACAGGCAGTCATGAATATACTGGGCCGTGAACGCGGCTGGGGACACTACAGTCGTGCAACGTTTGATGCGGCACGCAGCCTTGAAGGCGCACTGTACGTAGGTGACGTAGAGACAGTAGCTCAGAAGATTATCTACCTGCGCAAAGAAGTCGGCATCACCCGTTTCATGCTGCATACACCACTCGGTACAATGCCTCACAATGAGGTTATGAGAGCGATCGAATTGCTTGGTAAAGAGGTCGCTCCAATCGTTCGCAATGAAATTGCACGTTGGGAAGCCGAGAATGGAGAAGCGCGTTAA
- a CDS encoding class I SAM-dependent methyltransferase: protein MTRDRIIDYYSGFDEWGRLEREPLEFIINMHYIRAHLPSTGLVLDNGAGPGKYAMELARNGYRVTLSDLTPASVDIARQKAQEYDLMKQFEGFHVLDATRLEGLADDTYDASLMLGPLYHLQTEQERVMAIRELHRVTKPDGMVYIAMQSRMRMSINSLQSPQHWKPNDHMSAIRAFVEKGTFDHQDHGRFTGAYYFNIQDIKPFMEQHGFETVNLIGSSSLGAMLTAEQQQYWKERGEYDELIQFMIEKAEDPTIQGISSHLLYIGTKK, encoded by the coding sequence ATGACAAGAGATCGCATAATAGACTATTATTCCGGGTTTGACGAGTGGGGAAGACTGGAGCGGGAGCCGCTGGAGTTCATCATTAACATGCATTACATCCGGGCACATCTCCCTTCAACCGGGCTTGTTCTGGATAATGGCGCAGGACCCGGGAAATACGCGATGGAGCTTGCGAGGAATGGATACCGAGTAACCCTGTCGGACTTGACACCTGCTTCCGTGGATATCGCAAGGCAGAAGGCTCAGGAGTATGATTTGATGAAGCAGTTCGAGGGATTTCATGTACTGGATGCGACCCGTCTGGAAGGGCTGGCTGATGATACATATGATGCGTCGCTGATGCTGGGGCCGCTGTATCATCTGCAGACTGAACAGGAGCGGGTCATGGCTATAAGGGAACTGCATCGGGTAACGAAGCCGGATGGCATGGTGTATATAGCGATGCAGAGCCGAATGAGAATGAGCATTAACTCGCTGCAGTCTCCCCAGCACTGGAAGCCTAATGATCATATGAGTGCTATTCGTGCTTTTGTGGAAAAGGGGACATTCGACCATCAGGATCATGGACGATTCACAGGGGCGTATTATTTCAACATTCAGGATATTAAACCGTTCATGGAGCAGCACGGATTCGAAACGGTGAATCTGATTGGATCATCCAGCCTCGGGGCCATGCTCACAGCAGAACAGCAGCAGTATTGGAAAGAGCGCGGGGAGTACGATGAGTTGATCCAATTCATGATTGAGAAGGCTGAAGATCCTACGATCCAGGGGATTTCTTCTCACCTGCTGTACATCGGGACAAAGAAATAA
- a CDS encoding zinc ribbon domain-containing protein YjdM, which produces MSNLPNCPKCNSEYTYEDGSLLVCPECAHEWTLESETESAEETKVVRDSNGNVLNDGDTVTVIKDLKVKGSSLVVKQGTKVKNIRLIDGDHDIDCKIDSLGAMKLKSEFVKKI; this is translated from the coding sequence ATGTCTAATTTACCTAACTGCCCCAAATGTAATTCCGAATATACATACGAGGATGGGAGTCTGCTGGTATGTCCGGAATGTGCGCATGAGTGGACGTTGGAATCCGAAACCGAGAGTGCAGAAGAAACCAAAGTGGTACGTGACTCGAACGGCAATGTTCTGAATGATGGAGACACCGTGACGGTCATTAAGGATCTGAAGGTGAAAGGCAGCTCGCTGGTCGTCAAACAGGGAACCAAAGTCAAAAATATCCGTTTGATTGACGGTGACCATGATATCGACTGTAAAATCGATAGTTTGGGCGCGATGAAGCTGAAGTCTGAATTTGTGAAAAAGATCTAA